In Rhineura floridana isolate rRhiFlo1 chromosome 1, rRhiFlo1.hap2, whole genome shotgun sequence, the following proteins share a genomic window:
- the LOC133372968 gene encoding myelin P2 protein-like isoform X1 has translation MAEEFSGTWKLIFSGNFDEYMKELGVSFAQRKQGSLGKPTMIIATDKDITTIRTETAFKVTEISFRLDQEFKEITMDNRHAKSIITRDNNALIQVQKWNGNQTTIKRQLVNGNMVSEYTMNDVTCTRVYGRV, from the exons ATGGCTGAGGAGTTCTCAGGAACCTGGAAACTCATTTTTAGTGGAAATTTTGATGAATATATGAAAGAACTGG GAGTAAGTTTTGCCCAAAGGAAACAGGGCAGCCTAGGCAAACCCACCATGATCATCGCCACGGACAAAGATATTACTACCATCAGAACAGAAACTGCCTTTAAAGTTACTGAGATCTCTTTCAGACTGGACCAAGAGTTTAAGGAAATAACAATGGATAACAGGCATGCCAAG AGCATTATAACAAGGGACAACAATGCTCTGATTCAAGTGCAGAAGTGGAATGGCAACCAGACTACCATCAAAAGACAATTAGTAAATGGAAATATGGT TTCTGAAT ATACCATGAATGATGTCACCTGTACCAGAGTCTATGGAAGGGTGTGA
- the LOC133372968 gene encoding myelin P2 protein-like isoform X2 — translation MAEEFSGTWKLIFSGNFDEYMKELGVSFAQRKQGSLGKPTMIIATDKDITTIRTETAFKVTEISFRLDQEFKEITMDNRHAKEDTMNDVTCTRVYGRV, via the exons ATGGCTGAGGAGTTCTCAGGAACCTGGAAACTCATTTTTAGTGGAAATTTTGATGAATATATGAAAGAACTGG GAGTAAGTTTTGCCCAAAGGAAACAGGGCAGCCTAGGCAAACCCACCATGATCATCGCCACGGACAAAGATATTACTACCATCAGAACAGAAACTGCCTTTAAAGTTACTGAGATCTCTTTCAGACTGGACCAAGAGTTTAAGGAAATAACAATGGATAACAGGCATGCCAAG GAAGATACCATGAATGATGTCACCTGTACCAGAGTCTATGGAAGGGTGTGA
- the LOC133372965 gene encoding myelin P2 protein-like produces the protein MLEYFVGTWKFVSHLNLSDYTQAFAFANLHGFGITTRDHDSLPKPIITISRAGDVMMIKTESPIEKTETSFKLGQEFEETTADNRKTKSLVTMEDDGSLLHAQKWGGNRTLIRRKVVDNIMVVECTIKNVTSSRVYQRVQEKHFGEP, from the exons ATGCTGGAATATTTTGTAGGGACCTGGAAGTTTGTTTCTCATTTAAACTTAAGTGACTACACTCAGGCTTTTG CTTTTGCCAATTTACATGGCTTTGGAATTACAACACGGGATCATGATAGCCTACCTAAACCTATTATAACTATAAGTAGAGCTGGTGATGTGATGATGATAAAAACTGAGAGCCCTATTGAAAAAACAGAGACCTCCTTCAAGCTGGGCCAGGAGTTTGAAGAAACCACAGCAGATAACAGGAAAACCAAG AGTCTTGTGACCATGGAGGATGATGGGTCACTGCTTCATGCGCAGAAGTGGGGTGGGAACAGAACTCTGATAAGGAGGAAAGTGGTAGATAACATCATGGTGGTG GAGTGCACAATAAAAAATGTCACTTCCTCAAGAGTGTATCAAAGAGTACAAGAAAAGCATTTTGGTGAGCCTTAA